The Manis javanica isolate MJ-LG chromosome 2, MJ_LKY, whole genome shotgun sequence genome contains a region encoding:
- the PENK gene encoding proenkephalin-A produces the protein MARLLRLCTWVLALVPGLLATVQAECSQDCATCSYRLARPTDINPLACTLECEGKFPSLKTWEACKELLQLSKVGLPQEGTNALREGSKQEEGHLLAKKYGGFMKRYGGFMKKMDELYPLEPEEANGGEILAKRYGGFMKKDAEEDDSMANSSDLLKELLGAGEHRESGHHPEGGDDLEVSKRYGGFMRGFKRSPQLEDEAKELQKRYGGFMRRVGRPEWWMDYQKRYGGFLKRFADSLPSDEEGESYSKEVPEMEKRYGGFMRF, from the exons ATGGCGCGGTTGCTGAGACTCTGCACTTGGGTGCTGGCGCTCGTCCCCGGGCTCCTGGCGACCGTGCAGGCGGAATGCAGCCAGGACTGCGCGACGTGCAGCTACCGCCTGGCGCGCCCAACCGACATCAACCCCCTG GCTTGCACACTGGAATGTGAAGGAAAATTCCCCTCTCTCAAGACCTGGGAAGCCTGCAAGGAGCTCCTGCAGCTGTCCAAAGTAGGGCTTCCTCAAGAGGGCACCAACGCCCTCCGAGAAGGCAGCAAGCAGGAGGAGGGCCATTTGCTAGCCAAGAAGTATGGGGGCTTCATGAAAAGGTATGGAGGCTTCATGAAGAAAATGGATGAGCTTTACCCTCTAGAGCCAGAAGAGGCAAATGGAGGGGAGATCCTCGCCAAGAGATACGGGGGATTTATGAAGAAGGACGCAGAGGAAGACGACAGCATGGCCAATTCCTCAGACCTGCTGAAGgagctgctgggggcaggggagcacCGCGAGAGCGGCCACCACCCAGAGGGCGGCGACGACCTAGAGGTGAGCAAGAGGTATGGGGGTTTCATGAGAGGCTTCAAGAGAAGCCCCCAACTGGAGGATGAAGCCAAAGAGCTGCAGAAGCGCTACGGGGGCTTCATGAGAAGGGTGGGCCGCCCAGAGTGGTGGATGGACTACCAGAAACGGTACGGCGGCTTCCTGAAGCGCTTTGCTGATTCCCTGCCCTCCGACGAGGAAGGTGAAAGTTACTCCAAAGAAGTTCCcgaaatggagaaaagatatgGGGGATTTATGCGATTTTAA